One Mesorhizobium sp. J428 DNA segment encodes these proteins:
- a CDS encoding tripartite tricarboxylate transporter permease, producing MDNLIAALPLVFDPFNLSVMMACALFGLFIGAVPGLSATMATAMLVPITFYMDPVPAIGAIVTMSAMAIFASDIPTALIRIPGTAASAAYVDDLYKLSQKGQSGLGLGLCVITSAIGGVFGTLVLMVAAPQLAEVSLNFTSFEYFWLALLGLSAAIMLGTGSIVKSVMALCLGLLVSSVGLDTSSGYPRFTYGQESLLGGVSFIPALIGFFAVPEILRAIVHREKLEQAKSISRVSELFEGLGATLWKFRTNLARGSIIGTVIGILPGAGSDIAAWISYAVSKKFSRHPEKFGSGYEEGLVDAGAANNSALSGAYVPAMVFGIPGDSITAIVIGVLYVKGLNPGPMVFINNPVEVNAIFLVFMLANLLMVPLGILAILLATPVLRVPKSALAPLILGFAIVGSFAIDLSISSIIIMITVGCFAYLMEENGIPVAPAVLGLVMGTLVERNLITSLIKGDNNPLVFFERPIAAVLGIVTLSLWFAPLLIKLYRSRWQEVAS from the coding sequence ATGGACAATCTGATCGCCGCCCTGCCGCTCGTGTTCGATCCATTCAACCTGTCGGTCATGATGGCCTGCGCCCTCTTCGGGCTATTCATCGGCGCTGTTCCTGGCCTGTCGGCGACAATGGCGACTGCGATGCTGGTGCCGATTACATTCTACATGGATCCGGTGCCTGCGATCGGCGCGATCGTCACCATGTCGGCCATGGCCATTTTCGCGTCAGACATACCAACGGCGTTGATTCGAATTCCCGGAACGGCCGCCTCCGCCGCCTATGTGGACGACCTCTACAAACTGTCGCAAAAGGGACAGTCGGGTCTTGGCTTGGGCCTGTGCGTCATCACTTCCGCGATCGGAGGCGTATTTGGCACTCTGGTCCTGATGGTGGCCGCACCACAACTTGCCGAGGTGTCTCTCAACTTCACGTCATTCGAATATTTCTGGCTCGCGCTTCTGGGCCTCAGTGCCGCGATCATGCTCGGAACGGGCTCTATCGTGAAAAGCGTCATGGCGCTTTGCCTGGGCCTTCTCGTCTCCTCGGTCGGACTGGACACGAGTTCGGGCTATCCACGATTCACCTACGGGCAGGAGAGCCTGCTCGGCGGTGTATCCTTCATTCCGGCACTGATCGGCTTCTTCGCGGTTCCGGAAATCCTGCGCGCCATCGTGCATCGCGAGAAGCTGGAGCAGGCGAAGTCCATATCGAGGGTATCGGAGCTCTTCGAAGGGTTGGGTGCGACGCTCTGGAAGTTCCGCACCAATCTAGCGCGGGGCTCGATCATTGGCACCGTCATCGGCATCTTACCAGGCGCCGGATCCGACATTGCAGCATGGATTAGCTATGCGGTGTCGAAGAAGTTCTCACGGCATCCCGAGAAGTTTGGCAGCGGATACGAAGAAGGCCTGGTGGACGCGGGAGCTGCCAACAATTCGGCACTGAGCGGCGCCTACGTGCCCGCGATGGTCTTCGGCATTCCCGGCGATTCGATTACGGCCATCGTTATCGGGGTCCTATATGTGAAGGGCCTCAATCCAGGTCCGATGGTCTTCATCAACAACCCGGTCGAGGTCAACGCCATCTTCTTGGTCTTCATGTTGGCCAATCTCTTGATGGTCCCGCTCGGCATACTCGCCATCCTGCTGGCCACCCCGGTCCTCCGGGTTCCCAAAAGTGCACTTGCGCCGCTGATTCTCGGCTTCGCCATCGTCGGATCGTTCGCAATCGATCTGTCCATATCCTCGATCATCATCATGATCACAGTGGGCTGCTTCGCCTATCTCATGGAGGAAAACGGTATCCCGGTGGCTCCAGCGGTTTTGGGTCTGGTGATGGGCACGCTGGTAGAGCGCAACCTGATTACCTCCCTGATCAAGGGGGACAATAACCCGCTTGTCTTCTTCGAGCGGCCGATTGCCGCCGTACTGGGCATCGTGACATTGAGCCTGTGGTTCGCCCCATTGCTGATCAAACTCTATCGGTCGCGCTGGCAGGAGGTGGCATCGTGA